In Triticum urartu cultivar G1812 chromosome 6, Tu2.1, whole genome shotgun sequence, the following proteins share a genomic window:
- the LOC125517319 gene encoding protein DMP5-like codes for MDPVSNAVHIQMPAPAQQSSPRQAPPPTGVLPPADKTLSSASDLLKLLPTGTVLAFQALAPSFSNNHGVCHAANRCLVLALIGGCAASCVLLSFTDSLVGRDGRLYYGAATLGGFYPFNFTGTRGERDAVFKDLSRFRVTPMDLVHAVVSALVFLAVAFADAGIQGCLFPDARTDTRELLVNLPLAAGFLASMVFMIFPTTRKSIGYTDMMPHSQ; via the coding sequence ATGGATCCCGTTTCCAATGCTGTGCACATCCAGATGCCTGCGCCGGCCCAACAATCCTCTCCTCGCCAGGCCCCGCCACCGACGGGCGTCCTTCCGCCGGCGGACAAGACGCTGTCGAGCGCGTCGGACCTCCTGAAGCTCCTGCCGACGGGTACGGTGCTGGCCTTCCAGGCGCTGGCGCCTTCCTTCAGCAACAACCACGGCGTCTGCCACGCGGCCAACCGGTGCCTGGTCCTGGCGCTCATCGGCGGCTGCGCCGCCTCCTGCGTGCTCCTCTCCTTCACGGACAGCCTCGTCGGCCGCGACGGCAGGCTCTACTACGGCGCGGCCACGCTCGGGGGCTTCTACCCTTTCAACTTCACCGGCACGCGCGGCGAGCGGGACGCGGTGTTCAAGGACCTCTCCAGGTTCCGGGTCACGCCCATGGACTTGGTGCACGCCGTCGTCTCCGCGCTCGTGTTCCTCGCCGTCGCGTTCGCCGACGCCGGCATACAGGGCTGCCTCTTCCCGGACGCCCGGACGGACACGAGGGAGCTGCTGGTCAACTTGCCGCTTGCCGCTGGCTTCCTCGCTAGCATGGTGTTCATGATCTTCCCCACTACCAGGAAGAGTATCGGCTACACGGATATGATGCCCCACTCGCAGTGA